DNA sequence from the Sphingobium aromaticiconvertens genome:
CTTTCGCACAATGGCGGGAGCCTCCGCATGAAGCTCGGCTACGCGCGCGTCTCCACCGAGGATCAGAACCTGGACATCCAGTGCGCTCGGCTCTCGGAGGCTGGCTGTGAAATGATGTTCGACGAGAAAATATCAGGGGCCGCTCGTGGCCGGCTCGAGCTTGAAAAGCTGATGGGCCACCTGCGCAAAGACGATGTTCTCGTCGTCACCCGCCTCGATCGTTTGGCGCGATCCACCATCGAACTCTTGCACATCGCGGAACGTATCAGGGAAAAGCAGGCAGGATTACAATCGCTTGATGAACCTTGGGCCGATACCACGTCCCCGTCTGGCGTGATGATCATGACCGTATTCGCCGGGATCGCCCAGTTCGAGCGGTCTCTAATATTGAGC
Encoded proteins:
- a CDS encoding recombinase family protein — translated: MKLGYARVSTEDQNLDIQCARLSEAGCEMMFDEKISGAARGRLELEKLMGHLRKDDVLVVTRLDRLARSTIELLHIAERIREKQAGLQSLDEPWADTTSPSGVMIMTVFAGIAQFERSLILSRTDEGRKAAMVRGVTFGRPKKMRPDQAELARQLVLEGKSISSVARTFNVHPATIYRCIEPNGSL